One segment of Dolichospermum sp. DET69 DNA contains the following:
- a CDS encoding ABC exporter membrane fusion protein: protein MAVNKERQLFNLAALKWRIILATSLTLATGLVSVYIFHQSKVNSQTQAPAVTSVIKSQPTSVKVAVTALGRLQPQDKITYLSAPNSINGVRVEKLLVKEGDNVKKGQVLAYLENYTRSQVAIQQAFDKLLIARTKLAQVKAGAKTGDINAQKATITRLNSQLKGDIAAQAATINRIRAEVENAQKESNRYQQLSKDGAVSVSVFDSKNLVLKTTQQQLKEAEATLKRTQDTLQDQLKEGQSKLNSIKEVRVVDVELAKSEVKSAETAIQQAKADHDLTYITSTLDGTILRIHSRNGEVIGTSGFAEIGNTSKMQILAEVYQTDIRNVRLGQKATITSTTFPGKLQGTVQEIGWQVDKQGIFSINPNSDADRRVIEVKISIDNPTDSQKISRLTNLQVDVAIQI from the coding sequence ATGGCAGTAAATAAAGAACGCCAATTATTCAACCTAGCTGCGTTAAAGTGGAGAATAATTCTGGCAACTTCTCTAACTTTAGCTACGGGATTAGTATCTGTATACATTTTTCATCAGTCGAAAGTAAATTCTCAGACTCAAGCTCCTGCTGTTACTTCGGTAATTAAATCCCAACCCACTTCTGTTAAAGTTGCTGTCACGGCTTTAGGAAGATTACAACCACAGGACAAAATTACATATTTATCTGCTCCTAATTCTATCAACGGTGTCCGAGTAGAAAAACTGTTGGTAAAGGAAGGAGATAATGTTAAAAAAGGACAAGTATTAGCTTATCTAGAAAACTATACTCGTTCTCAAGTAGCTATCCAACAAGCATTTGATAAATTGTTAATTGCCAGAACTAAACTCGCACAGGTAAAAGCTGGAGCAAAAACTGGAGATATCAATGCTCAAAAAGCCACAATTACGCGGTTAAATTCCCAATTGAAAGGAGATATTGCGGCTCAAGCAGCCACAATTAACCGCATTCGGGCTGAAGTTGAAAATGCTCAAAAAGAGAGTAACCGCTATCAGCAATTATCGAAAGATGGTGCTGTTTCGGTTTCTGTTTTTGATAGTAAAAATTTAGTTCTAAAAACTACACAACAGCAGTTAAAAGAAGCCGAAGCTACTCTCAAACGCACACAAGATACTCTGCAAGATCAACTCAAAGAAGGACAATCCAAACTTAATAGTATTAAAGAAGTCCGGGTTGTAGATGTAGAATTGGCAAAAAGTGAAGTTAAAAGTGCAGAAACGGCAATTCAACAAGCCAAAGCCGACCATGATTTAACTTACATTACTTCTACTCTAGATGGCACAATTTTACGAATTCATTCCAGAAATGGCGAAGTAATTGGTACTTCTGGCTTTGCCGAAATCGGCAATACATCAAAAATGCAAATTTTAGCAGAAGTGTATCAAACCGATATTCGAAATGTTCGACTTGGACAAAAAGCTACCATTACCAGCACTACATTTCCGGGCAAATTACAAGGAACTGTCCAAGAAATTGGTTGGCAAGTTGATAAACAAGGCATCTTTAGTATTAATCCCAATTCTGACGCAGACCGCAGAGTAATTGAAGTCAAAATATCTATTGATAATCCCACCGATAGTCAAAAGATATCTCGATTAACTAACTTACAAGTTGATGTAGCAATTCAAATTTAG
- a CDS encoding acyltransferase domain-containing protein gives MSCPPKKIDTINNGLAELESQINSCEQALLRFIKEEKMNMTNATQSENSMPTNEINRKLHTTPIAIVGMASLMPQSRTLRDYWRNIVNKIDCITDVPSSHWSVEDYYDPNPRTPEDKTYCKRGGFIPEVDFNPMEFGIPPSILEVTDVSQLLSLVVAKETMEDAGYGDSREFSRENIGVILGVAMGKQLGMPLAARLEYPVWEKVLKSSGLSDEDTKKIVDKIKSAYVKWDENAFPGMLANVVAGRIANRFNFGGTNCVVDAACASSFGALKMAISELVEHRSDMMLTGGVDTDNTIMAYISFSKTPAVTSSENVKPFDAKSDGMMLGEGIGMILLKRLEDAQRDGDKIYAVIKGIGTSSDGRYKSIYAPRKEGQVKALERAYDDAGFSPATVGLMEAHGTGTMAGDPIEFSSLRDFFGKHDTQKQHIALGSVKSQIGHTKAAAGTASLIKTALALHHKILPATINITEPNPKLDIENSSFYLNTQTRPWIKAEGETPRRAGVSAFGFGGTNYHVVLEEYEPEQQNPYRLHGGASEVLLFGATHAELITKLEATFNNLQANDGDRYYSQLVLDCQSLTIPKTAARIGFVAENLPEACKLLKTGIDLLKNKPDVTAWEHPQGIYYRSNGIELAGKVVALFSGQGSQYLEMGREAVMNFPSLRQLYGKMDHLFKQSNLQPVSEIVFPHSSFDEVEKKAQIAALQRTEYAQPAIGVFSAGLYGILQQAGFKADFTAGHSFGELTALWAAGVLSEADYLFLVKARGQAMAAPKDPDHDAGSMLAVKEDISKIEPVLKQFPKVSIANFNSPTQIVLAGPKLEIQKIQDACQKLGYSAVLLPVSAAFHTPLIAFAQKSFAIATKSVTFQNPQIPVFSNVTGKHYPQNAAAIQKNLESHLASSVLFKQEIENIYGAGGYCFVEFGPKRVLSNLVKDTLGDRPHLTISLNPSSSKNSDRSLREAAVQLRVIGMNLSNLDPYQLPAVLPPISTKKTLSVKLTGINYVSDKTRNAFQEALADGHQVGSRSAGSAPKNPEPETAPKIAEIETSVITKIAATNGHNGNGNGHKKQPVIETLLQPQMTTATIIKEPVPAIFAQQSIEKMQTPNKLVNCQQILTSLETLLSQFQDNQSENLEVHGTYLNHQMEYAKTFFQLMQQQNTLFANVKSSVDAAQIKQVIMESLERSMMQFHSQQGETLRIHEQYLREQVEYTKHFFQLIQEEYSQLISDTQEGTSVNTSAANVNIIPPQALPVIEPKVQLVEATIPPVVKVAEPVIAAPVAPVVAFIPEPTPEPIAPVVAFIPEPTPEPVAPVVAFIPEPEPVTSNLNLDDLANNLLSITSEKTGYPIEMLELDMDMEADLGIDSIKRVEILGGLQELYPNLPKPNLEELAEKRTIGQVVEYLQGMGDRGQVTGNSKEGDKEEVKEEIAPEPIISIPELPLVPTSEFIPVFTPPEASSENSNEYADLGQTLLNITSEKTGYPVEMLELDMDMEADLGIDSIKRVEILGAMQEAYPDLPKPNIEELGDLRTIGQIVNYLQSLVGGEKKKSQFDVNSVTTTGVGSNITADLTPPPIVPTNLPRRPAKLKTLPRPDFWEAKLPEGHIALITDDGSLTTTKLAHALIEQGWQIVVLSFPQSLVSEQLPLPVGVTRVTLANMSEQHLQLLLQSVMTKHGPIGAFIHLHPQFTPEKPGHISYPEAEKAIIKQVFLMAKNLKATLNNAAALEGRTSFCTVAHLDGEFGLGHQGNFSAIAAGLFGLTKSLRWEWPQVFFRAIDLNPTLDPHESAEYIVAELHDSNRYIGEVGYSSQGRVTLVAKAE, from the coding sequence ATGTCTTGTCCCCCCAAAAAGATAGACACAATTAATAATGGTTTAGCGGAATTAGAATCCCAAATTAATAGTTGTGAACAAGCTTTGCTTAGGTTTATCAAGGAAGAAAAAATGAACATGACTAACGCCACGCAATCAGAAAATTCCATGCCAACTAACGAAATTAATAGAAAACTACATACAACTCCCATAGCTATTGTTGGTATGGCATCTTTAATGCCTCAGTCCAGAACATTAAGAGACTATTGGCGAAATATTGTTAATAAAATTGATTGTATTACTGATGTTCCTTCTAGTCATTGGAGTGTAGAAGACTACTATGATCCTAATCCTAGAACACCAGAAGATAAAACCTATTGTAAACGTGGTGGTTTTATTCCTGAAGTTGATTTTAACCCCATGGAATTTGGCATTCCTCCCAGCATTTTAGAAGTTACAGATGTTTCCCAACTATTAAGTTTAGTAGTTGCGAAAGAAACAATGGAAGATGCTGGTTATGGTGACTCCCGTGAATTTAGCCGCGAGAATATCGGCGTAATTTTGGGTGTAGCAATGGGCAAACAATTGGGAATGCCATTAGCTGCCAGATTAGAATATCCGGTTTGGGAAAAAGTCCTTAAAAGCAGTGGTTTATCTGACGAAGATACTAAAAAAATCGTTGATAAAATTAAATCTGCTTATGTGAAATGGGATGAAAATGCTTTTCCTGGAATGTTAGCAAATGTGGTTGCTGGTAGAATTGCTAATCGTTTCAATTTTGGTGGTACAAACTGTGTAGTTGATGCGGCTTGTGCTAGTTCCTTTGGCGCATTAAAAATGGCCATTAGTGAATTAGTTGAACATCGTAGCGATATGATGTTAACTGGTGGAGTAGACACCGATAACACTATCATGGCTTACATCTCTTTTAGCAAAACTCCAGCAGTTACTTCTAGCGAAAATGTCAAACCATTTGATGCTAAATCTGACGGGATGATGTTAGGAGAAGGTATTGGGATGATTCTCCTCAAACGCTTAGAAGATGCCCAAAGAGATGGGGATAAAATCTATGCGGTAATTAAGGGAATTGGTACTTCTAGTGATGGTCGTTACAAGAGTATTTATGCTCCTAGAAAAGAAGGACAAGTTAAAGCCTTAGAACGGGCTTATGATGATGCTGGTTTCTCTCCTGCTACTGTAGGTTTGATGGAGGCACATGGTACAGGAACAATGGCAGGAGATCCTATAGAATTTAGTTCTTTAAGAGATTTCTTTGGTAAACATGATACCCAAAAACAACATATTGCTTTGGGAAGTGTAAAATCCCAAATTGGACATACAAAAGCCGCTGCTGGTACAGCTAGTTTAATTAAAACTGCCTTAGCATTGCATCACAAGATATTACCAGCAACTATCAATATTACCGAACCAAATCCCAAATTAGATATTGAAAATTCCTCCTTTTATCTCAACACTCAAACTAGACCTTGGATAAAAGCAGAAGGTGAAACTCCCCGACGTGCGGGTGTAAGTGCTTTTGGTTTTGGTGGCACAAATTACCACGTTGTTTTAGAAGAATACGAACCAGAACAACAAAATCCTTATCGTTTACATGGTGGGGCTAGTGAAGTGTTGTTATTTGGTGCAACTCACGCCGAATTAATTACTAAGTTAGAAGCAACTTTCAATAATTTACAAGCTAATGATGGGGATAGATACTATTCCCAATTAGTCCTAGATTGTCAATCTCTAACTATTCCCAAAACGGCAGCAAGAATTGGGTTTGTAGCTGAGAATTTGCCAGAGGCTTGTAAGTTACTCAAAACTGGGATTGATTTACTTAAAAATAAGCCTGATGTAACAGCTTGGGAACATCCTCAAGGAATTTATTACCGTTCTAATGGCATAGAATTAGCTGGAAAAGTTGTCGCTTTATTCTCTGGACAAGGTTCTCAATATCTGGAAATGGGAAGAGAAGCGGTGATGAATTTCCCCAGCTTGCGACAGTTATATGGCAAGATGGATCATCTATTCAAGCAAAGTAATTTGCAACCAGTTTCTGAAATTGTTTTCCCCCATTCTTCCTTTGATGAAGTTGAGAAAAAAGCGCAAATTGCAGCTTTACAAAGAACCGAATATGCACAGCCAGCAATTGGGGTATTTAGTGCTGGTTTATATGGGATTTTGCAGCAAGCTGGGTTTAAAGCAGATTTCACCGCTGGACATAGTTTTGGTGAATTAACGGCTTTGTGGGCGGCTGGAGTGTTGAGTGAGGCTGATTACTTGTTTCTGGTGAAGGCTAGAGGACAAGCAATGGCTGCACCCAAAGACCCAGATCATGATGCTGGAAGTATGTTAGCGGTGAAGGAAGATATCAGCAAAATTGAACCTGTGCTGAAGCAATTTCCCAAAGTAAGTATTGCTAACTTTAATTCTCCCACGCAGATTGTTTTGGCTGGGCCAAAGTTAGAAATTCAGAAAATCCAGGATGCTTGCCAAAAGTTGGGATATAGTGCAGTTTTATTGCCTGTATCTGCGGCTTTCCATACTCCGTTGATTGCATTCGCGCAAAAATCCTTTGCTATTGCGACCAAATCTGTAACTTTCCAAAATCCCCAAATTCCCGTTTTTAGTAACGTCACCGGTAAACATTATCCCCAGAATGCAGCAGCAATTCAAAAGAACTTAGAAAGCCATTTAGCTAGTTCAGTTTTGTTTAAGCAAGAGATTGAAAATATCTATGGGGCTGGTGGTTATTGCTTCGTAGAATTTGGTCCCAAACGGGTTTTGAGTAACTTGGTAAAAGATACCTTAGGCGATCGCCCACATCTTACCATATCGCTGAATCCTAGTAGCTCAAAAAACAGCGATCGCTCTTTGCGAGAAGCCGCAGTTCAGTTGCGCGTTATCGGGATGAATCTTAGCAATCTCGACCCCTACCAACTTCCTGCCGTATTGCCTCCCATTTCCACCAAAAAGACCCTCAGCGTCAAATTAACCGGCATTAACTACGTTTCCGACAAAACCAGAAATGCCTTTCAGGAAGCATTAGCAGACGGGCATCAAGTGGGAAGTAGGAGCGCAGGGTCTGCACCCAAAAATCCAGAACCAGAAACCGCGCCAAAAATTGCAGAAATTGAAACTTCTGTAATTACCAAAATTGCCGCAACCAATGGACATAACGGCAACGGTAATGGACATAAAAAACAACCTGTCATTGAAACCCTGTTACAGCCCCAAATGACAACTGCAACTATTATAAAAGAACCAGTTCCAGCAATTTTCGCGCAGCAATCCATAGAGAAGATGCAAACACCAAATAAGCTTGTAAATTGCCAACAAATTCTCACTAGCTTAGAAACACTTTTGAGCCAGTTTCAAGACAATCAAAGCGAGAATTTAGAAGTTCACGGTACATATCTCAATCATCAGATGGAATATGCCAAAACCTTCTTCCAATTAATGCAACAGCAAAACACCTTATTTGCTAATGTTAAATCTTCCGTAGATGCTGCTCAAATTAAGCAAGTAATCATGGAAAGCTTAGAGCGCAGCATGATGCAGTTTCATTCCCAACAAGGTGAAACCCTCCGCATTCATGAACAATATCTGCGGGAACAGGTGGAATATACCAAACACTTTTTCCAACTCATTCAAGAAGAATATTCTCAACTAATTTCTGATACCCAAGAAGGAACATCTGTAAATACCAGTGCTGCTAACGTTAACATTATTCCTCCTCAGGCACTACCAGTAATTGAGCCAAAAGTTCAACTTGTAGAAGCAACTATTCCCCCTGTCGTGAAAGTTGCAGAACCTGTAATTGCTGCACCAGTTGCTCCTGTGGTTGCATTTATTCCCGAACCAACTCCAGAACCAATTGCTCCCGTAGTTGCATTTATTCCCGAACCAACTCCAGAACCAGTTGCTCCCGTAGTTGCATTTATTCCCGAACCAGAACCTGTAACCAGCAATCTGAATCTGGATGATCTAGCTAACAACTTATTAAGTATTACCAGCGAAAAAACTGGTTATCCTATCGAAATGCTAGAACTCGATATGGATATGGAAGCAGACTTAGGAATTGACTCTATTAAACGAGTAGAAATTCTGGGAGGATTGCAAGAGTTATACCCTAACTTACCCAAACCTAACCTTGAAGAACTCGCAGAAAAACGCACTATTGGTCAAGTTGTTGAATATCTGCAAGGAATGGGTGACAGGGGACAGGTTACAGGTAACAGTAAAGAAGGTGATAAGGAAGAGGTAAAAGAAGAAATTGCCCCCGAACCAATCATCAGTATACCTGAGTTACCATTAGTTCCTACTTCCGAATTTATTCCCGTCTTCACACCTCCAGAAGCCAGTTCAGAAAACAGCAACGAATACGCTGATTTAGGACAAACCCTGTTAAACATCACCAGTGAAAAAACAGGTTATCCAGTGGAAATGCTAGAACTGGACATGGACATGGAAGCCGACTTAGGCATAGATTCCATCAAACGGGTAGAAATACTGGGAGCAATGCAGGAAGCATATCCCGACTTACCCAAACCAAATATAGAAGAATTAGGCGACCTACGGACAATCGGGCAAATCGTAAACTACCTCCAATCATTGGTGGGAGGTGAAAAAAAAAAGTCGCAGTTTGATGTTAACTCGGTAACAACCACAGGGGTGGGGTCTAATATCACAGCCGATTTAACCCCACCACCAATAGTACCCACAAATCTTCCCCGTCGTCCTGCTAAACTCAAAACCTTACCACGCCCAGATTTTTGGGAAGCGAAATTACCAGAAGGACACATTGCTTTAATCACTGATGATGGTTCTTTAACTACCACCAAACTAGCCCATGCACTGATTGAACAAGGTTGGCAAATAGTAGTTTTGAGTTTCCCCCAATCGTTAGTTTCCGAGCAATTGCCATTACCCGTAGGTGTTACCCGCGTAACTTTGGCAAATATGAGTGAACAACATCTGCAATTATTATTGCAAAGTGTGATGACTAAACACGGACCGATTGGGGCATTTATTCACCTACATCCTCAATTTACTCCTGAAAAACCTGGGCATATTTCCTATCCAGAAGCCGAAAAAGCAATTATTAAACAAGTGTTTTTAATGGCTAAAAACCTGAAAGCAACTTTGAATAATGCCGCAGCTTTAGAAGGAAGAACAAGTTTCTGCACAGTTGCCCATCTTGACGGTGAATTTGGATTAGGACATCAAGGTAATTTTAGTGCAATTGCTGCTGGTTTGTTTGGTTTAACTAAGAGTTTGCGATGGGAATGGCCACAGGTATTTTTCCGAGCAATTGACCTCAATCCTACTTTAGATCCTCACGAATCTGCCGAATATATTGTTGCTGAATTGCATGATTCCAATAGATATATTGGTGAAGTTGGTTATAGTTCTCAAGGACGAGTAACCCTAGTAGCCAAAGCCGAATAA